In the Grimontia kaedaensis genome, one interval contains:
- a CDS encoding PAS domain-containing hybrid sensor histidine kinase/response regulator — protein sequence MSAGWIVVPVALAYLGVLFLIAWYGDSRPRWLRGWRPWIYSLSIAVYCTSWTFFGTVGQASSQPWSFLPIYLAPILVFTIGWRFLARIILIAKREHITSIADFIAARYGKSQGLAVMVTVIAVVGILPYIALQLRGITMGLDVIAPDIGESAGLNEGQIAWLVCMSLAMFTVLFGTRHIDSTEHHRGMMMAVAFESIVKLVAFLVVGFFAVGLLLDAPGPLPTLKEANVVGSPDWGALLVHTLLTMAAIICLPRQFHTMVVENARAQDLHTARWVFPLYLLLMGIFVLPLAYAGQAFLPNVSAETHVIQLPLSTGNEGIALLAFLGGASAASGMVIVSTIALAIMVSNDLVLPQLLRRMRVSNRNFTQFSGLLLNVRRALIFLLLIGAWGFYQLILEVPSLSAIGFLSFAAIAQFAPPLVAGIYWRQANKKGVYAGLFAGFIVWLMTLMMQTGMLAGNEDTNLVLWILAPPDIPFFQSLSPVNWGMILSVMVNTFCFVLVSMATRPSLSERLQAASFVGTPLPEGDDSSLYQSRVTVAELEMLAARFVGRTRMRQTFRTFGEQRGEVLLPQQQASAALIRHTERVLAGVFGASSAKLVLTSALQGRNMQLEEIATIVDEASELFDFSRGLLQGAIEHISQGISVVDKQLRLVAWNQRYVELFNFPPDLIQVGRPIADVVRYNAERGLCGPGDIEEHVKKRVGYLRKGSPHTSSRVHPDGRVIEVQGNPMPGGGFVMSFTDITAFRDAEEALKQSNETLEARVIERTKELETLNRRLISATAKAEQASQSKSRLLAAVSHDLMQPMNAARLFASSLNEMAEEKETQKMAGHIESALGAAEDLIGDLLDISRIESGKMKAKITHFELDEVFSTLAAEFGVIANEQGIDFRVQHTGLRIRSDRRLLRRVLQNFLTNAFRYNPNGRVLLGVRRHGSQCRIEVWDNGPGIPQEMQQDIFNEFTRIDRKGAELGLGLGLAIARGISRILNQPLNLRSWPGEGTVFSITARIESAPQVCDTGVEREEKDKNSEPLAGVRVLCVDNERDILAGMESLLTRWGCQVDVAEDLDGVVALIDQGLRPDAILSDYHLAPELTGLDVLQRCREMLGDDFVGAVITADRTQETRNLVRELGFGYIAKPVKPLKLRALLQQGVS from the coding sequence ATGTCGGCGGGATGGATAGTGGTGCCGGTGGCACTGGCATACCTGGGCGTTTTGTTTCTTATCGCCTGGTATGGAGATAGTCGACCGCGCTGGCTACGTGGCTGGCGTCCGTGGATATACAGTCTTTCTATCGCCGTTTATTGTACCTCTTGGACCTTCTTTGGCACCGTCGGGCAGGCGTCTAGTCAGCCTTGGTCGTTCCTGCCTATTTATCTCGCGCCGATTCTTGTTTTTACCATTGGCTGGCGGTTTCTCGCCCGGATTATTCTGATTGCCAAGCGCGAACACATCACCTCGATTGCCGACTTTATCGCGGCCAGATATGGGAAATCCCAAGGCTTGGCGGTGATGGTCACAGTGATTGCGGTGGTTGGTATTTTGCCCTACATAGCGCTGCAGCTTCGTGGGATCACCATGGGGCTGGATGTGATTGCGCCGGATATCGGTGAGAGTGCTGGGCTCAATGAAGGGCAAATTGCCTGGTTGGTGTGTATGTCACTGGCGATGTTTACCGTGTTGTTTGGGACTCGCCATATCGACTCTACCGAGCACCACCGAGGCATGATGATGGCGGTGGCCTTTGAGTCAATCGTCAAGCTGGTGGCGTTCTTGGTCGTGGGCTTCTTTGCTGTGGGCTTGCTGCTGGATGCACCAGGACCGCTGCCGACATTAAAAGAAGCCAATGTTGTTGGTTCTCCGGATTGGGGGGCATTGCTGGTACATACTCTGCTGACCATGGCAGCGATTATCTGTTTACCCCGCCAGTTTCATACCATGGTGGTGGAAAATGCCCGTGCGCAGGATTTACATACCGCCCGCTGGGTTTTCCCGCTTTATCTGCTATTGATGGGCATTTTTGTTCTGCCGTTAGCGTATGCAGGGCAAGCTTTCCTGCCGAATGTGTCTGCTGAAACCCACGTTATACAACTGCCGCTATCCACCGGGAATGAAGGCATTGCGCTGCTGGCATTTTTGGGTGGCGCATCGGCGGCAAGCGGCATGGTGATTGTGTCGACCATCGCCCTTGCAATCATGGTGTCGAACGATCTGGTGTTGCCGCAACTGCTGCGCCGCATGCGGGTGTCGAATCGCAACTTTACTCAGTTTTCAGGCCTTTTGCTGAACGTTCGCCGTGCGCTGATCTTCCTCTTGCTGATCGGGGCTTGGGGCTTCTATCAACTGATCCTGGAAGTGCCGTCGCTCTCGGCGATTGGTTTTCTCTCCTTTGCTGCTATTGCCCAGTTCGCGCCGCCACTGGTCGCGGGAATCTACTGGCGTCAGGCCAATAAAAAAGGCGTGTATGCCGGGCTCTTCGCCGGTTTCATTGTCTGGCTGATGACCTTGATGATGCAGACGGGCATGTTGGCAGGGAACGAAGATACCAACCTGGTGCTTTGGATTCTGGCACCGCCAGATATCCCGTTCTTCCAGTCATTAAGCCCGGTGAACTGGGGCATGATCCTGAGTGTGATGGTCAACACCTTCTGCTTTGTGCTGGTGTCGATGGCGACCCGACCTTCGCTCAGTGAACGTCTGCAAGCAGCGAGTTTTGTGGGCACGCCGCTCCCAGAAGGGGATGATTCCAGCCTGTATCAAAGCCGTGTGACCGTGGCAGAGCTTGAAATGCTGGCCGCCCGTTTTGTCGGCCGCACCCGCATGCGTCAAACGTTTCGCACCTTCGGCGAGCAACGTGGTGAAGTTCTGTTGCCGCAGCAGCAGGCGAGTGCTGCGCTCATTCGTCACACTGAACGCGTTCTGGCTGGTGTATTCGGTGCGTCTTCCGCCAAGCTGGTACTGACCTCTGCCCTACAGGGTAGGAACATGCAGCTTGAGGAAATCGCCACCATTGTGGATGAAGCTTCTGAGCTCTTCGATTTCAGCCGTGGCTTGCTTCAAGGCGCAATCGAGCACATCAGTCAGGGCATTTCTGTTGTTGATAAACAACTCAGGCTGGTTGCTTGGAACCAGCGTTATGTGGAGCTTTTCAATTTCCCGCCTGATTTGATTCAGGTCGGCAGGCCGATTGCGGATGTGGTTCGCTACAATGCCGAGCGCGGTTTGTGTGGTCCGGGTGATATTGAAGAGCACGTAAAAAAACGTGTGGGCTATTTGCGTAAGGGCTCGCCGCATACCTCTTCCCGTGTCCACCCTGATGGCCGGGTGATTGAGGTGCAGGGTAATCCGATGCCGGGTGGTGGATTCGTCATGAGTTTTACCGACATCACCGCGTTCCGTGACGCCGAAGAAGCGCTGAAGCAATCCAATGAAACACTGGAAGCGCGGGTTATTGAGCGGACTAAAGAGCTTGAAACCTTGAACCGTCGCCTTATCAGTGCCACCGCCAAAGCCGAGCAGGCCTCGCAATCGAAAAGTCGGCTATTGGCGGCAGTGAGTCATGACCTGATGCAGCCAATGAATGCCGCGCGCCTTTTTGCTTCCTCTCTGAACGAAATGGCGGAAGAGAAAGAAACCCAAAAGATGGCGGGCCACATCGAGAGTGCCTTGGGAGCTGCTGAAGATCTTATCGGCGATTTGTTGGACATCTCCCGCATTGAATCGGGCAAGATGAAGGCCAAAATCACCCACTTCGAACTTGATGAAGTCTTCTCAACGCTGGCTGCAGAATTTGGTGTGATCGCCAATGAGCAGGGTATCGATTTTCGGGTTCAACACACCGGACTTCGCATTCGCTCTGACAGGCGATTACTGCGCCGCGTATTGCAGAACTTCCTCACCAATGCTTTCCGCTACAACCCGAATGGCCGGGTGCTGTTGGGCGTGCGTCGTCATGGTTCGCAGTGCCGCATCGAGGTGTGGGATAACGGTCCTGGCATTCCCCAAGAGATGCAGCAGGACATATTCAATGAATTTACCCGCATTGATCGTAAAGGTGCAGAACTCGGATTAGGGCTTGGCCTGGCGATTGCCCGCGGGATAAGCCGTATTCTCAACCAGCCTCTCAACCTACGTTCCTGGCCGGGAGAGGGGACGGTTTTCTCCATTACCGCACGTATCGAAAGTGCGCCTCAGGTTTGTGACACTGGCGTTGAGCGTGAAGAAAAGGACAAAAATAGTGAGCCACTTGCTGGGGTTCGCGTGCTCTGTGTAGATAATGAAAGAGACATCCTTGCGGGTATGGAAAGTTTGTTGACGCGTTGGGGATGTCAGGTTGATGTAGCAGAAGATCTCGATGGCGTGGTTGCGTTGATTGATCAAGGCCTGAGACCCGATGCCATCCTCAGCGATTATCATTTGGCACCAGAACTCACGGGGCTCGACGTTTTGCAACGTTGCCGTGAAATGCTGGGTGATGATTTCGTCGGTGCAGTGATTACTGCCGACAGAACACAAGAAACACGAAATCTGGTGCGGGAGCTCGGCTTTGGTTATATCGCCAAGCCTGTGAAACCGCTGAAATTAAGAGCGTTGCTTCAACAAGGGGTAAGCTGA
- a CDS encoding 3-phenylpropionate MFS transporter: MSYPRPTPYHWLSIYYGTYFFAFGVYLPFWSVWLAWLGLSADDIGIVLGAGVMARFVVNLTLTPRFHLPEHLLPAIRWLSFLATVIGFLHLMATPDLLWLTALSIAINSVIGPSIPVSDALANHYNRRKLIDYGRARLWGSLAFVVGSMMAGTLVERFGPQIIVPLAAGSLLLTWCWSLSSPRALPAKEETQAMVRTPLLQVLRVKSVLVFLAIVSFIQGSHAAYYAFSAIHWTQAGVSDAMVGYLWSFGVVVEVMMFALAAQLFGNWRVQSMFRLAALAVILRWCLTGWSTDLSVLFAAQSLHGLTFGVAHIAAMRYIQQQASDKVMALQALYSAIPMGVVMALLTVVAGELYEQLDGDSFYAMALLGLPVLLLTLKTDTAGEAVRP, encoded by the coding sequence ATGAGTTACCCCCGTCCCACCCCCTACCATTGGCTATCTATTTATTACGGCACCTATTTCTTTGCGTTCGGGGTTTATCTGCCTTTTTGGTCAGTATGGCTGGCGTGGCTTGGCCTCTCTGCAGATGACATCGGTATCGTATTGGGCGCAGGCGTTATGGCGCGCTTTGTGGTGAACCTGACCCTCACGCCTCGTTTTCACTTACCGGAGCATTTGCTTCCCGCTATTCGGTGGTTGTCCTTTTTAGCCACAGTGATTGGTTTTCTGCATTTGATGGCAACGCCTGATTTACTCTGGCTAACCGCGCTTTCTATTGCGATTAACAGCGTGATAGGGCCATCCATTCCCGTTTCAGATGCTTTAGCCAATCATTACAACCGCCGGAAGCTTATTGATTATGGGCGGGCGAGGCTCTGGGGCTCGCTGGCGTTTGTGGTGGGTTCCATGATGGCGGGCACCTTGGTTGAGCGCTTTGGGCCGCAAATCATCGTGCCGCTTGCAGCAGGCTCGTTACTGCTGACCTGGTGTTGGAGCCTGTCTTCACCGCGGGCGTTACCCGCTAAAGAGGAGACACAGGCGATGGTCAGGACGCCTTTACTCCAAGTGCTTCGCGTGAAATCCGTGTTGGTGTTTCTTGCTATCGTCTCTTTTATTCAGGGCAGTCACGCAGCCTATTACGCATTCAGTGCCATTCATTGGACCCAGGCAGGTGTTTCCGATGCGATGGTTGGCTACCTGTGGAGCTTTGGTGTGGTGGTGGAAGTGATGATGTTTGCACTGGCCGCTCAGTTATTCGGAAATTGGCGGGTGCAATCAATGTTTCGACTGGCAGCACTGGCGGTTATTCTGCGTTGGTGTTTGACTGGGTGGAGCACCGATCTCAGTGTGCTGTTTGCGGCGCAATCACTTCATGGCCTGACTTTTGGTGTCGCCCATATCGCCGCGATGCGCTACATCCAGCAGCAGGCAAGCGATAAAGTTATGGCGTTGCAGGCATTGTACAGCGCAATCCCCATGGGGGTGGTCATGGCACTTCTGACTGTGGTCGCCGGTGAGCTCTATGAACAGTTAGACGGAGACAGCTTTTACGCCATGGCGCTTCTTGGCCTTCCTGTTCTCCTGCTGACATTGAAGACCGACACTGCGGGAGAAGCCGTAAGGCCCTGA